From the genome of Vitis riparia cultivar Riparia Gloire de Montpellier isolate 1030 chromosome 2, EGFV_Vit.rip_1.0, whole genome shotgun sequence, one region includes:
- the LOC117907238 gene encoding UV-B-induced protein At3g17800, chloroplastic codes for MQVSGVDVSLGFPSNGGLRSPEFRHFHTFSAGTFKNLLFRSCPSFCIPKLGVGLDKCRVRGLTVRASVNSDDELVPVAPLQLESPVGQLLAQIVQTHPHLLPAAIDQQLENLQTDRDAQREETPPSSRDLLLYKRIAVVREKERQKVLEEIIYCLIVQKFVEKNISMIPKISATSDPAGRVDFWPNQEQKLESIHSPEAFEMIQSHLSLVLGERLVGPLDTIVQISKIKLGKLYAASIMYGYFLKRVDERYQLERTMKTLPEGFNENRLSFEDPGPANRLWDPDSLIRIPADDDDDGGMLDSVEGGSYRLRSYVMYLDAETLQRYATIRSKEAISLIEKQTQALFGRPDVRVSEDGSLDTSNDEVVSITFSGLTMLVLEAVAFGSFLWDSETYVESKYHFLKS; via the exons ATGCAGGTTTCCGGCGTCGACGTGTCCCTTGGTTTTCCCTCCAACGGCGGCCTCCGCTCTCCGGAGTTTAGGCATTTCCATACTTTCTCCGCTGGAACCTTCAAA AATCTTCTTTTCAGAAGCTGCCCTTCATTTTGCATTCCGAAGCTAGGAGTTGGACTGGATAAATGTCGAGTAAGAGGATTAACAGTGAGAGCATCAGTGAATTCAGACGATGAGTTGGTTCCAGTTGCTCCTCTTCAACTTGAATCTCCAGTTGGCCAGCTTTTGGCCCAAATAGTGCAAACCCATCCACATCTACTCCCTGCAGCTATTGATCAGCAGCTTGAGAATCTTCAGACAGATAGAGATGCACAGAGAGAGGAAACCCCACCTTCATCTCGAGATCTTCTCCTCTATAA GAGAATAGCTGTGGTCAGAGAGAAGGAAAGGCAGAAGGTGTTGGAGGAGATAATATACTGCTTGATTGTGCAGAAATTTGTAGAGAAAAACATTTCAATGATTCCGAAGATATCAGCTACCTCAGATCCTGCTGGGCGGGTGGACTTTTGGCCAAACCAGGAGCAGAAACTAGAGTCTATTCACTCTCCTGAAGCATTTGAGATGATACAGAGCCACTTGTCTCTTGTTCTTGGTGAGCGGCTTGTGGGGCCCCTCGACACGATTGTTCAGATCAGTAAAATCAAACTTGGAAAGCTGTATGCTGCTTCTATAATGTATGGGTATTTCCTCAAGAGAGTGGATGAGCGCTACCAACTTGAAAGAACTATGAAAACCCTTCCAGAGGGTTTCAATGAAAACCGCTTAAGTTTTGAAGATCCAGGACCAGCAAATCGCCTTTGGGATCCAGATTCATTGATTAGAATTCCagctgatgatgatgatgatggaggCATGTTGGATTCTGTTGAAGGTGGGTCATACAGATTGAGATCCTATGTGATGTACTTGGATGCAGAGACGCTTCAGAGATATGCAACTATAAGATCCAAGGAAGCGATTTCCTTGATTGAAAAGCAGACACAGGCCCTGTTTGGAAGACCTGACGTCAGAGTTTCTGAGGACGGCTCCCTTGATACTTCCAATGATGAAGTGGTTTCAATTACGTTTTCTGGATTAACAATGCTAGTCTTGGAGGCAGTGGCATTTGGATCATTTTTATGGGATTCAGAAACATACGTTGAATCCAAATACCACTTCCTTAAGAGCTGA